From the genome of Acidobacteriota bacterium, one region includes:
- a CDS encoding ATP-binding protein, with translation MKNFMMVQSIEVKQYKITGRDFKNAGRVSEEIKMLLEQMKFNPEIVRRASICIFEAEMNVVMYAQKGVVDFLATPEKIEIVVRDIGIGIPDIEKAMQPGYSTATEEMREMGFGAGMGLPNIKENADCFEIASDVGKGTRLTIILNSKVKNK, from the coding sequence ATGAAGAATTTCATGATGGTACAGAGCATTGAGGTCAAGCAGTACAAGATAACGGGGAGAGATTTTAAGAATGCAGGACGAGTTTCCGAAGAGATCAAGATGCTTCTGGAACAGATGAAATTCAATCCTGAGATTGTGAGGAGGGCCTCCATCTGTATCTTTGAAGCAGAGATGAATGTCGTCATGTATGCGCAGAAAGGGGTTGTTGACTTCCTGGCCACGCCGGAGAAGATAGAGATCGTTGTGAGGGATATCGGCATCGGAATTCCCGATATTGAAAAGGCGATGCAGCCGGGATACTCGACGGCTACCGAGGAGATGCGAGAGATGGGTTTCGGTGCTGGTATGGGACTTCCCAATATCAAGGAGAATGCCGATTGTTTTGAAATTGCTTCTGATGTTGGAAAGGGGACAAGGTTGACCATCATCCTGAACAGTAAGGTGAAGAATAAATGA
- a CDS encoding CoB--CoM heterodisulfide reductase iron-sulfur subunit B family protein yields MKEYTYFPGCSIKGTARPYESSLFEVFQKFHIALKELEDWCCCGATIYMSVDEKMAFTLAARNMALAKNNGTPIVLPCSACYLVFRKTKDYIEQYPSIKEKVGKALASIGLDISMATQIALRHPLDLLMSEVGIENIQKQIKQPLRKFKIASYYGCQIVRPYADFDDPNDPVVMDKLFDGLGATVIDYPFKTRCCGGSLTGTIEDVGLRLNYLLLNEAKKRGANCIAVICPLCQFNLEAYQQKINAINRTDISLPVLYFTQILGYALGIDEGKLGLNQMIVEPKDLLIA; encoded by the coding sequence ATGAAAGAATACACCTATTTTCCGGGTTGTTCCATCAAGGGGACAGCGAGGCCTTACGAATCCTCGCTCTTCGAGGTCTTCCAAAAATTCCATATCGCGTTGAAGGAGCTGGAGGACTGGTGCTGCTGTGGAGCAACTATCTACATGTCTGTCGATGAGAAGATGGCTTTCACGCTGGCGGCCAGGAATATGGCTCTTGCGAAGAATAATGGGACTCCCATTGTCCTTCCCTGCAGCGCCTGTTACCTGGTCTTCCGGAAAACCAAAGACTATATCGAGCAATACCCATCCATCAAAGAGAAGGTCGGTAAAGCCCTTGCCTCCATCGGCTTGGACATCTCAATGGCTACACAAATCGCATTGAGGCATCCACTTGACCTTCTCATGTCGGAAGTGGGAATCGAGAATATCCAAAAGCAGATCAAACAACCGCTGAGAAAGTTTAAGATTGCCTCCTACTACGGATGTCAGATCGTGCGACCTTACGCTGACTTTGATGACCCTAATGATCCTGTCGTCATGGACAAACTCTTCGATGGTTTGGGTGCCACCGTTATTGATTATCCTTTCAAGACACGATGCTGCGGTGGATCCTTGACGGGAACCATTGAGGATGTTGGCTTGCGCCTGAACTATCTGCTCCTGAATGAGGCCAAAAAAAGAGGCGCCAACTGCATCGCGGTGATATGCCCTCTTTGCCAGTTCAACTTGGAGGCCTATCAGCAGAAGATCAATGCCATCAATAGAACCGACATTTCCCTTCCCGTTCTCTACTTCACTCAGATTCTTGGCTATGCCCTGGGAATCGATGAAGGGAAGCTCGGGCTAAACCAGATGATTGTTGAACCAAAAGACTTGCTTATCGCATAA
- a CDS encoding NAD(P)-binding protein, whose product MDTQEGKNDVRVGVYLCHCGTNIYPKVRVDSLSDDFNGQGNVTVARNYKYMCSDLGQDLIKKDIKELGLNRVIVASCSPSLHEVTFRRACKEGGLNPFLFQMANIREHCSWVTEESKEATDKARRIINAAINRVIWHEAMEYIRVPINPDVLVVGGGITGIEAALRLDGSGRKVYLLDREPSIGGHMADLDKTFPTLDCAACILTPKMGEIKSREGIELLSYSEVKEVSGYVGSYKVKVLKKPRFVDLEKCTGCGVCWNNCPVFITPSKRVIAKGKLVIKEKNA is encoded by the coding sequence ATGGATACCCAGGAAGGAAAGAATGATGTGAGAGTTGGTGTTTATCTATGCCACTGTGGAACCAACATTTACCCTAAGGTTAGAGTTGATTCCCTCTCCGATGATTTCAACGGTCAGGGGAATGTGACAGTGGCTCGAAACTACAAATACATGTGCTCCGACCTCGGCCAGGATCTCATTAAGAAGGATATCAAGGAACTAGGCTTAAACAGAGTCATTGTGGCGTCCTGCTCTCCTTCGCTCCATGAAGTGACATTCAGGAGAGCCTGCAAGGAGGGAGGACTCAATCCATTTCTCTTCCAGATGGCCAACATCCGAGAGCACTGTTCTTGGGTGACGGAGGAATCAAAGGAAGCCACGGACAAGGCGAGGAGAATCATCAATGCGGCCATCAACAGGGTCATCTGGCATGAGGCAATGGAGTACATCCGGGTTCCCATCAATCCCGATGTTTTGGTGGTTGGTGGTGGAATCACAGGAATCGAAGCAGCCCTCAGGCTGGATGGATCGGGAAGAAAAGTTTATCTCCTCGATAGAGAACCCTCCATCGGCGGACACATGGCAGATCTTGACAAGACATTCCCCACGCTGGACTGTGCTGCCTGCATCCTGACGCCGAAGATGGGGGAAATCAAAAGCAGGGAAGGGATTGAACTTCTCAGCTATTCAGAGGTCAAAGAAGTCTCGGGATATGTGGGTTCTTACAAAGTAAAAGTCTTGAAGAAACCACGATTCGTTGATCTGGAAAAGTGCACTGGATGCGGTGTCTGCTGGAACAATTGCCCTGTATTCATCACCCCTTCCAAGAGGGTCATAGCGAAAGGGAAACTGGTGATAAAGGAAAAGAACGCATGA
- a CDS encoding ATP-binding protein: protein MEDLSLHILDIVENSITAGARNMLIIIREDSKEDLLNLEIKDDGKGMDEEFVTKVMDPFVTTKEKEKKVGLGIALLNEAAKAAHGSMTVESRKGVGTIVRASFQLSHVDRKPLGNMKETLLCLLATYRGVDFTYEHQKGERHCRLNSGELREKAGEAALSLPEWIRFLKEQIKGEFEKLLMNASQ from the coding sequence ATGGAGGACCTCTCATTGCATATTCTGGATATCGTTGAGAATTCTATAACGGCTGGCGCTCGGAATATGCTGATCATAATTAGGGAAGATAGTAAAGAAGATCTGCTGAATCTTGAGATCAAGGATGATGGGAAGGGGATGGATGAAGAATTTGTTACAAAAGTGATGGACCCTTTTGTGACGACAAAGGAAAAGGAGAAAAAAGTGGGGCTTGGCATAGCCTTATTGAATGAGGCAGCAAAGGCTGCCCATGGTTCCATGACTGTGGAATCAAGGAAGGGTGTTGGGACCATAGTGAGAGCAAGTTTCCAGCTGAGTCATGTGGACAGAAAACCATTAGGAAATATGAAAGAAACCCTTCTCTGTCTGCTGGCCACTTATCGGGGCGTCGATTTTACCTACGAGCATCAGAAGGGGGAGAGACACTGCCGTCTCAACTCTGGGGAATTAAGAGAAAAAGCAGGAGAGGCTGCTCTGAGCCTTCCTGAGTGGATAAGATTTTTAAAAGAACAGATCAAAGGGGAGTTTGAAAAACTCCTGATGAATGCAAGTCAGTGA
- the nuoE gene encoding NADH-quinone oxidoreductase subunit NuoE: MPDISKYHEIFERYRGDKSALIAILQDIQAEFSYLPREALEKLSESIEIPLSRIYSVATFFKAFSLKPQGKHIIKVCLGTACQIKRGARILENFEDQLEIKEGETTKDMKFSLHKVYCIGCCGQAPAMMIGEDVYGYLTSFKIKKILSKYQ; encoded by the coding sequence ATGCCTGATATTAGCAAATACCATGAAATCTTTGAAAGGTATCGTGGAGATAAGAGCGCTTTAATAGCCATTCTTCAGGACATTCAGGCAGAATTTAGCTATCTTCCACGAGAAGCTCTGGAAAAACTCTCAGAAAGTATTGAAATCCCTCTGAGCCGAATCTATAGCGTGGCTACCTTTTTTAAGGCCTTCAGTCTTAAGCCTCAGGGTAAACATATCATAAAAGTTTGTTTGGGAACTGCCTGTCAGATTAAACGAGGCGCGCGAATATTAGAAAACTTTGAGGATCAATTAGAGATAAAAGAAGGCGAAACAACCAAAGATATGAAATTTAGCCTCCATAAGGTTTATTGTATTGGATGTTGTGGACAAGCTCCCGCCATGATGATTGGAGAAGATGTCTACGGATATTTAACATCCTTTAAAATAAAAAAGATCTTATCAAAGTATCAATAG
- a CDS encoding serine kinase translates to MTLKEVEKKVGLDVVTMKEYEDRNITGGYASDLLSDVIAHAEEGNIWVTLQTHLNIVAIAAMKGICAIITVNGRKPDDETISRANQEKVTIMVSKLPAFEVVGRLYSLGLRGIK, encoded by the coding sequence ATGACTTTAAAAGAAGTGGAGAAGAAAGTAGGGCTTGACGTCGTGACGATGAAGGAATACGAGGACAGGAATATCACAGGCGGTTATGCCAGTGATCTCTTAAGCGATGTGATTGCCCATGCGGAGGAGGGGAATATCTGGGTGACCCTTCAGACTCATTTGAACATTGTGGCCATTGCCGCGATGAAGGGGATTTGCGCCATCATTACTGTCAATGGCAGAAAGCCGGACGATGAGACGATCAGCCGGGCGAATCAGGAAAAAGTAACCATCATGGTGAGCAAGCTTCCGGCTTTCGAAGTTGTGGGAAGATTGTATAGTTTAGGTTTGAGAGGGATCAAATAG
- a CDS encoding (2Fe-2S) ferredoxin domain-containing protein, with protein MPKKTLEELKRIREEAKKGLFLREGDFKAKVIVHMGTCGIAAGARQIMSTLLDELEKKGIRDVMLTTSGCAGLCSREPMVTIEIKDQAPIKYVDLTPEKIRSIFNEHILGGRIIKEYALAIGSERVG; from the coding sequence ATGCCTAAAAAGACTTTAGAAGAATTAAAGAGAATAAGAGAGGAAGCCAAAAAGGGATTATTTCTAAGAGAAGGTGATTTTAAGGCTAAGGTCATTGTGCATATGGGGACCTGTGGCATTGCAGCAGGCGCGCGGCAGATTATGAGTACCCTATTAGATGAACTTGAAAAAAAAGGAATTCGAGATGTGATGCTAACAACTTCGGGCTGTGCTGGATTATGTTCAAGGGAGCCTATGGTCACTATAGAGATAAAGGATCAAGCTCCCATAAAATATGTGGATTTGACGCCAGAGAAGATAAGAAGCATCTTTAACGAACATATCTTAGGGGGGAGAATCATAAAAGAATATGCCCTAGCTATTGGAAGCGAAAGGGTCGGTTAG
- a CDS encoding 4Fe-4S dicluster domain-containing protein yields the protein MNVELLMAQAPAAEPVQKLARDLGIERTRFSIRKPDEKCILCGLCVRACEQIVGANILGFKYRGVEREVTTAFDETSEKCIACGACAYFCPTEAIMMKDLFDRKIIHDELYLGPAKAIRVPTMAPIPNVPIIDKDNCIHFKTGECKICERVCEPEAVNYEMLEEEVELQVGTIILATGYELYDCKKIPQYGYGNLPNVITSLEFEHLCHASGPTGGQILLESGEEPQNIGIIHCVGSRDKKFMEYCSKICCMYALKFSHLVHEKTKAHVYDFYIDMRSGGKGYEDFYRRMLEEGVTFIRGRAAEVSNVAFSPEEETKLIIRCEDTLAGVIRRIPVDMVILCPAIVAKKDAQEVAKIFGLGCGNDGFFREQHPKLGPVSTLTDGLFIAGACQGPKDIPESIAQGAGAAAAALSLGEEMVLEPIYAVVDEELCSGCKVCIGLCPYDAITFDKEKKVSKVNEMLCKGCGVCVAACGSGANYQKNFRDQQIFAEIDGTMISL from the coding sequence ATGAATGTCGAATTACTTATGGCCCAAGCGCCTGCAGCAGAACCTGTTCAAAAACTCGCCAGAGACCTTGGAATAGAGAGAACGAGATTTTCGATCAGGAAACCGGATGAGAAATGCATCCTCTGCGGACTCTGCGTGAGGGCTTGCGAACAGATTGTCGGGGCGAATATCCTGGGCTTTAAATACAGAGGAGTGGAACGAGAAGTCACAACCGCCTTTGACGAGACCAGCGAGAAATGCATCGCCTGCGGTGCTTGCGCCTACTTCTGTCCCACTGAGGCGATTATGATGAAGGATCTCTTTGATCGCAAGATCATCCACGATGAGCTTTATCTCGGGCCGGCCAAAGCGATCAGGGTGCCCACCATGGCTCCGATTCCCAATGTTCCCATCATTGATAAAGACAATTGCATCCATTTCAAGACAGGGGAATGCAAGATCTGTGAAAGGGTCTGTGAGCCTGAGGCGGTCAATTATGAGATGTTGGAAGAGGAGGTCGAGCTGCAGGTTGGAACCATCATTCTCGCGACAGGATATGAACTCTACGATTGTAAGAAGATTCCGCAATACGGGTATGGGAATCTTCCCAATGTCATCACGAGTCTGGAGTTTGAGCATCTCTGCCATGCCAGCGGACCAACAGGAGGGCAAATTCTCCTGGAGAGTGGCGAGGAACCTCAGAACATAGGAATCATTCATTGCGTCGGAAGCCGCGATAAGAAGTTCATGGAATACTGCTCGAAGATATGCTGTATGTATGCTCTAAAATTCTCGCATCTCGTTCATGAGAAGACAAAGGCCCATGTCTATGACTTTTACATTGACATGAGATCAGGGGGGAAGGGGTACGAGGATTTTTACAGAAGGATGCTGGAGGAAGGAGTCACCTTTATAAGGGGCCGGGCAGCGGAAGTGAGTAATGTTGCTTTCTCACCTGAAGAAGAGACGAAGTTAATCATTAGATGTGAGGATACCCTTGCTGGCGTGATACGCAGAATTCCCGTTGACATGGTTATTCTCTGCCCGGCCATCGTTGCCAAGAAAGATGCCCAGGAAGTGGCAAAAATATTCGGTCTGGGTTGTGGGAATGATGGATTTTTCAGGGAACAGCATCCCAAGCTGGGGCCTGTTTCCACACTCACAGATGGTCTCTTCATTGCAGGGGCCTGCCAGGGGCCGAAGGACATTCCGGAGAGCATCGCCCAGGGTGCAGGAGCGGCTGCTGCAGCCCTCTCGCTTGGGGAGGAGATGGTTCTGGAGCCAATCTATGCGGTTGTTGATGAAGAGCTCTGCTCGGGATGCAAGGTCTGCATCGGGCTCTGCCCCTACGACGCCATCACCTTTGACAAGGAGAAGAAGGTGAGCAAGGTCAACGAAATGCTCTGCAAGGGATGCGGTGTCTGTGTGGCCGCCTGCGGGTCTGGTGCCAACTATCAGAAGAATTTCCGCGACCAGCAGATTTTCGCCGAAATCGATGGCACCATGATCAGTCTTTAA
- a CDS encoding PHP-associated domain-containing protein has translation MHSCLSPCADLQMVPPEIVERMVEKGITIIGICDHNSCENAASFISAGNKRDIVVFPGIEVTTREEVHILGLFGALNDAMKLQELIYGNLSGVNDEEAFGVQAVVDEQGNPIAINERLLIGATNLPVENVVDAIHSFRGVCIASHIDRESFSIIGQLGFIPEDLRLDAIELSPRVKREEYSKWQMAYSGVPILCSSDAHFLDDVGKCSTAFWLVEATFDEFKKALRGEGESRIIDWLA, from the coding sequence ATTCATTCTTGTCTTTCACCCTGTGCAGATCTGCAGATGGTCCCACCGGAGATTGTGGAAAGAATGGTTGAAAAAGGTATCACGATCATAGGGATCTGCGATCATAATTCTTGCGAGAATGCTGCATCCTTTATTTCCGCAGGCAACAAAAGAGACATTGTTGTCTTCCCAGGCATAGAGGTGACGACGAGAGAAGAAGTTCATATCCTTGGGCTCTTTGGAGCGCTGAACGATGCCATGAAGCTCCAGGAATTGATCTATGGAAATCTCTCAGGCGTGAATGATGAGGAAGCCTTTGGTGTTCAGGCCGTCGTTGATGAGCAGGGAAACCCTATTGCTATCAATGAGAGATTGCTCATCGGAGCCACCAATCTTCCCGTTGAGAATGTGGTTGATGCCATTCATTCCTTCCGAGGTGTTTGCATCGCTTCCCATATTGACAGGGAGAGTTTCAGTATCATCGGGCAATTAGGTTTTATCCCCGAGGATTTGAGACTGGACGCCATTGAACTCTCTCCGAGAGTCAAAAGGGAGGAATATAGCAAGTGGCAGATGGCGTACAGCGGCGTTCCCATCCTATGCTCGTCGGATGCTCACTTTCTTGATGATGTCGGAAAGTGTTCAACAGCCTTTTGGTTGGTAGAGGCTACCTTTGATGAATTCAAAAAGGCTCTTAGGGGAGAGGGGGAAAGCAGGATCATCGATTGGCTAGCATGA
- the nuoF gene encoding NADH-quinone oxidoreductase subunit NuoF — MERMRRLEILVCTGTACVSKGAFELLKIFKEEIKKKELGNEAIIVPTGCNSLCGKSPLILIEPDGIFYHGVKEHDVPLIVEEHLLKGRPVKRLMYTPRPEEVPIARMSDIDFYKNQLLIVSKNRGLIDPEKIEEYLAMDGYTALEKALFQMSADQIIEEVKQSGLRGRGGAGFPTGLKWEITSKQMGNEKYLICNGDEGDPGAFMDRAILESDPHMVLEGMIIGAKAIGASHGFFYIREEYPYALKRVYTAIKQAREYGFLGENIFGTPFSFDVSVVKGAGAFVCGEETALIASVEGRLGEPRHKPPFPAEKGVWGKPTCINNVETWANIPAIINKGSQWFSSIGTATSKGTKVFSVAGKIRDSGLIEVPMGITLGHIIFNICGGIPQDRKFKAVQIGGPSGGFLPAKLLNLPVDYESLTEAGAIMGSGGLIVMDENTCLIDVVRYFLSFLKDESCGKCTPCREGTVRLFEIITRIAEGKGTMEDLDLLEELGIYIKNSASCGLGTSVPNTILTTIRYFRDEYESHIKDKRCPASICKELSMPPCMEICPIDTQAPAYIAYIAQGELREAFHSIARDNPLSTVCAKVCNQPCEIRCRCGEAGEPISIRNLKRFALEYGFSQGWKLPTFKNPKKYEKVAIVGAGPAGLMCGWELAKLGYQPTIFEAEPKAGGMLTLTIPEFRLPKVDVDREIDTIKRCGVEIKTGIKVGKDITLDQIFKQGYKAIFLATGAHKNVELGIPGENVRGVIDPIDFLKCVKRGERVRIGKKVVVVGGGNTAIDVARTAIRLESDVTILYRRTRTEMPANVEEIIEALEEGVKIEFLVAPKEVLSENGVVKALKCVRMILGEFDNDARRKPIEKTGSEFLLEVDTLIPAIGQKPDLQLIKDDYTVELSKWNTIVVDPKTMRTSRENIFAGGDVVTGPWTVIAAIGAGKRAARSMHGSLRNFKDVKEWMPEVKPIYVKPLEVSEEELEKIIEGRRPSLSYIASHERKSNFKEVSSGLSKELAIQEAKRCLRCDLERVKEEVLV; from the coding sequence ATGGAAAGGATGCGTAGATTAGAGATCCTCGTTTGTACTGGCACAGCCTGTGTTTCAAAGGGTGCCTTTGAATTGTTAAAGATTTTTAAAGAAGAGATAAAGAAAAAAGAGCTGGGCAATGAAGCCATTATTGTTCCAACGGGGTGCAACAGTCTATGTGGAAAGAGTCCGTTAATCCTCATTGAACCTGATGGTATTTTTTATCATGGAGTGAAGGAACATGATGTCCCTCTCATCGTCGAGGAGCATCTATTGAAAGGAAGACCTGTAAAAAGGCTCATGTATACTCCTCGTCCAGAGGAAGTACCCATTGCCAGAATGAGCGATATTGATTTCTATAAAAATCAGCTTCTGATTGTTTCCAAAAATAGGGGACTCATCGATCCAGAAAAGATAGAAGAATATTTAGCTATGGATGGATACACAGCGCTTGAAAAGGCTCTTTTTCAAATGTCAGCCGATCAAATCATAGAGGAAGTCAAACAATCTGGACTCAGGGGAAGGGGTGGAGCAGGATTTCCCACCGGACTTAAGTGGGAAATAACGAGCAAGCAAATGGGAAATGAAAAGTATTTAATTTGCAATGGAGACGAAGGGGATCCGGGGGCATTTATGGATCGTGCTATTCTTGAATCAGATCCCCATATGGTTCTGGAAGGGATGATTATTGGTGCCAAAGCTATCGGCGCAAGCCACGGCTTCTTCTATATCCGCGAAGAATATCCTTATGCCCTCAAGAGGGTCTACACAGCCATAAAGCAAGCTAGAGAGTATGGTTTTTTGGGGGAAAATATTTTTGGAACACCTTTTAGTTTTGATGTATCCGTGGTAAAAGGAGCGGGCGCATTTGTATGCGGTGAAGAAACGGCTTTAATAGCCTCTGTGGAGGGAAGACTTGGTGAACCGCGACATAAACCTCCTTTCCCTGCTGAGAAAGGAGTATGGGGCAAACCTACCTGTATCAATAATGTGGAAACCTGGGCCAATATTCCAGCTATTATCAACAAAGGTTCGCAATGGTTTTCAAGCATCGGCACAGCAACAAGCAAAGGAACAAAAGTCTTTTCGGTCGCCGGGAAAATACGGGATTCAGGGCTCATTGAAGTGCCAATGGGGATCACACTGGGCCATATTATTTTTAATATTTGTGGCGGAATTCCTCAAGATAGAAAGTTTAAAGCAGTCCAGATTGGAGGACCCTCCGGTGGCTTCCTTCCAGCTAAGCTTCTTAATCTCCCCGTAGACTATGAAAGCCTCACTGAAGCGGGGGCCATCATGGGCTCTGGGGGACTTATTGTTATGGATGAAAATACCTGCCTCATTGATGTTGTTCGCTATTTCCTTTCTTTCCTGAAGGATGAATCCTGTGGAAAATGCACACCATGCAGAGAAGGAACTGTAAGATTATTTGAAATCATAACAAGAATAGCCGAAGGCAAAGGAACGATGGAAGATTTAGATCTCCTTGAAGAGCTTGGCATATATATAAAGAATTCAGCTTCCTGTGGCTTAGGAACATCTGTCCCTAATACCATACTGACCACCATTCGTTACTTTAGAGACGAGTATGAATCTCACATCAAGGATAAACGTTGCCCTGCATCCATATGCAAAGAGCTAAGCATGCCTCCCTGCATGGAAATCTGTCCAATTGATACACAGGCTCCAGCCTATATTGCCTATATTGCCCAAGGGGAATTAAGAGAGGCTTTTCATAGCATCGCTAGAGATAATCCACTTTCTACAGTCTGCGCTAAGGTGTGCAACCAGCCCTGCGAGATTAGATGTCGCTGCGGGGAAGCGGGCGAGCCTATTAGCATTCGAAATCTAAAAAGATTTGCTCTTGAATATGGATTCTCTCAAGGATGGAAACTTCCCACATTTAAGAATCCTAAGAAATATGAAAAAGTTGCCATTGTGGGAGCGGGCCCAGCAGGTCTTATGTGCGGATGGGAACTCGCGAAGTTAGGGTATCAACCTACCATTTTCGAAGCAGAGCCAAAAGCTGGTGGAATGCTTACTCTGACTATTCCTGAATTCCGGTTGCCAAAAGTAGATGTGGATCGAGAGATAGACACTATAAAGAGATGTGGTGTGGAGATCAAAACAGGAATAAAAGTGGGGAAAGATATCACTCTGGATCAGATCTTCAAGCAAGGGTATAAGGCCATTTTCTTGGCCACCGGAGCTCATAAGAATGTAGAGTTGGGCATTCCTGGAGAAAATGTGAGGGGGGTTATCGATCCCATTGATTTCTTGAAATGTGTTAAAAGAGGAGAGAGAGTAAGGATAGGCAAGAAAGTAGTAGTTGTTGGAGGTGGAAACACAGCCATTGATGTAGCGAGAACCGCCATCCGGTTAGAATCTGATGTAACGATTCTATATAGAAGGACGCGAACGGAAATGCCTGCCAATGTGGAAGAAATTATTGAAGCATTAGAAGAGGGAGTCAAAATAGAGTTTTTGGTTGCGCCTAAGGAAGTTCTTTCCGAAAACGGTGTCGTTAAAGCTCTCAAATGCGTGAGGATGATATTAGGAGAATTTGACAACGATGCCAGAAGAAAACCTATAGAGAAAACAGGTAGTGAATTCCTTCTTGAAGTTGATACGCTCATTCCAGCCATTGGCCAAAAGCCCGACCTCCAACTTATTAAAGATGACTATACGGTTGAGCTCAGCAAATGGAACACCATTGTTGTGGATCCAAAAACAATGAGGACGAGCAGAGAAAATATTTTTGCTGGCGGTGATGTTGTCACTGGCCCTTGGACGGTCATAGCAGCAATAGGTGCTGGAAAAAGAGCAGCCAGGTCTATGCATGGATCCTTACGAAACTTCAAAGATGTCAAGGAGTGGATGCCAGAAGTAAAGCCTATCTATGTTAAGCCTCTGGAAGTTTCAGAAGAAGAACTGGAAAAAATTATTGAAGGAAGAAGACCATCATTAAGTTATATCGCTTCTCATGAACGAAAGAGCAATTTTAAAGAAGTCTCTTCGGGATTGAGTAAGGAATTGGCCATTCAGGAAGCCAAGAGATGCCTGAGATGTGATTTAGAAAGGGTGAAAGAGGAGGTGCTTGTATGA
- a CDS encoding 4Fe-4S dicluster domain-containing protein, which produces MEIKRTIKYESELDRNFVKEVAGMPGGEAVYSCIQCGTCSGICPVSHYMDFTPRKIVSMIRGGFRNEVLNSFTIWLCASCYACTVNCPMDIKITDIMYSLKMLAMKEGRYPAKFPMPILAEEFTKMVKKYGRVNESRLVSKLFMKTSPLKAMKYSKLGWTLFRKGRMELFPSSVDQPKSIAKALESLEG; this is translated from the coding sequence ATGGAAATTAAAAGAACGATCAAGTACGAGAGTGAGCTTGATAGGAATTTTGTCAAGGAGGTTGCCGGTATGCCCGGAGGTGAAGCTGTCTATAGCTGTATTCAATGTGGGACGTGCAGCGGCATCTGCCCTGTATCGCATTATATGGATTTCACGCCGAGGAAGATCGTCTCCATGATCCGGGGAGGGTTCCGGAATGAAGTCCTCAACAGCTTCACGATCTGGCTCTGCGCTTCCTGCTATGCCTGTACAGTCAATTGCCCCATGGATATCAAGATCACTGACATCATGTACTCCCTCAAAATGCTGGCGATGAAGGAGGGGCGGTACCCGGCCAAATTCCCCATGCCAATCCTGGCAGAGGAATTTACAAAGATGGTCAAAAAGTACGGACGAGTGAATGAGAGCCGACTGGTCTCCAAGCTCTTCATGAAGACCTCCCCTTTGAAGGCCATGAAATATTCCAAACTGGGATGGACTCTCTTCCGGAAGGGAAGAATGGAACTCTTCCCATCATCGGTTGATCAGCCTAAGAGCATTGCCAAGGCACTTGAATCTCTGGAGGGTTAA
- a CDS encoding hydrogenase iron-sulfur subunit, whose translation MQTKEFEPRLLGFLCRWCSYQGADLAGTSRLKFSPNLVPIKVMCSGRVDPTFVLAAFRSGADGVAIFGCHPGDCHYQEGNYKALRRYTLLSKVLEQYGIEKERFRLEWVSAAEGAKFAKCVDDFVDKVKRLGPLKMTEKEE comes from the coding sequence ATGCAAACCAAGGAGTTTGAGCCAAGGTTGCTTGGCTTTCTGTGCCGCTGGTGCTCCTATCAGGGAGCCGACCTGGCCGGCACGAGCCGATTGAAATTCTCGCCCAATCTCGTTCCTATCAAAGTGATGTGTTCGGGACGCGTCGATCCTACCTTTGTTCTGGCTGCCTTCCGCTCGGGAGCCGATGGAGTGGCCATCTTCGGATGCCATCCCGGAGATTGCCACTACCAGGAAGGAAACTACAAAGCCCTGAGACGATACACCCTTCTCTCAAAAGTGCTGGAACAGTATGGGATAGAGAAGGAGAGATTCCGGTTGGAATGGGTCTCTGCAGCAGAGGGAGCGAAATTTGCGAAATGCGTCGATGATTTCGTTGATAAGGTCAAGCGGCTTGGCCCGCTGAAAATGACGGAGAAGGAGGAATAG